A single window of Penaeus chinensis breed Huanghai No. 1 chromosome 9, ASM1920278v2, whole genome shotgun sequence DNA harbors:
- the LOC125028774 gene encoding ubiquitin thioesterase OTU1-like encodes MMLRLRLKTKGGGQFPLTERVSGDSTLEELRSAIFEVTSICPERQKILSGYPPKPVLGHRDMSLSSVGIRNGEVLIVEDVEPSINATSIPSGAPASDPRPALKEAPSAPRPTAPPTTKVPTSQSLTQKGILLKKVVPSDNSCLFASIYYLVNGGGKIDTKELHAMRQVVATVIQSQPDVYSEALLEKSNSDYCKWILKETSWGGAIELSVFSNYYEIEIVALDAKTGVLNRFGEDKRFDHRMIVMYDGIHYDPVYMETFELL; translated from the exons ATGATGCTTCGGCTGCGGCTGAAGACCAAAGGGGGTGGTCAGTTTCCTCTGACGGAGAGGGTGAGTGGAGACAGCACCCTTGAGGAGTTGCGGTCGGCGATCTTTGAAGTCACGTCAATCTGTCCCGAAAGGCAGAAGATCCTCTCAG GATATCCCCCAAAGCCTGTGTTGGGACACCGCGACATGTCCCTGAGCAGTGTCGGCATCAGAAATGGCGAGGTTTTGATTGTCGAGGATGTTGAACCATCGATAAATGCG ACAAGCATACCCTCTGGGGCCCCAGCCAGTGACCCCCGACCTGCCCTCAAAGAGGCGCCAAGTGCCCCCCGCCCCACCGCTCCCCCCACAACAAAAGTGCCTACCAGCCAAAGCCTGACGCAAAAGGGCATCCTCTTGAAAAAGGTCGTTCCGTCGGATAATTCCTGCCTCTTCGCCAGCATTTATTATCTTGTCAATG GTGGAGGGAAAATCGACACGAAGGAGCTCCATGCCATGAGGCAGGTGGTCGCCACTGTCATCCAGAGTCAGCCGGACGTGTACAGTGAGGCCCTCCTGGAGAAGTCCAACAGCGACTACTGCAAGTGGATCCTCAAGGAGACCTCCTGGGGGGGTGCCATCGAGCTCTCTGTCTTCAGCAATTACTACGAGATTGAGATCGTCGCCCTGGACGCCAAGACGGGCGTGCTGAATAG GTTTGGAGAGGATAAACGTTTCGACCACAGGATGATAGTCATGTACGACGGCATCCACTACGACCCGGTGTACATGGAGACGTTTGAG ttgttataa